In one Magallana gigas chromosome 7, xbMagGiga1.1, whole genome shotgun sequence genomic region, the following are encoded:
- the LOC105338790 gene encoding uncharacterized protein yields the protein MKEKEIDKDTVIAYHDFVQTQIRGELNGIFLGPGRFYAQIAVASFLGGLISAIVGILLITLRTRHVYLISWDDQFLGPFFIILAFMLVGFAAALVVQAKRRANAYRRDLVFRPIGDYGVAVVHKSRLTFEQTTKEQLKSGTAPKKPTKAKPYQPVSYNQGGRPRRGPPPGMEGRGYGEPPPYDGRRGPPPDGRRPYPDRRGPSGRPRGPPDDRRRYGPPGEDGRPPPYGVRDPGARRPPPDDRYREGPPRERRGPPHDDRYRDGPPPGDRSRGPPPDDRYADIDRNRRRPPDDRNMPKTRLEDMHEGDESSF from the exons ATGAAGGAAAAAGAAATAGATAAGGATACGGTCATTGCCTATCATGACTTTGTCCAGACTCAGATCAGGGGCGAATTAAATGGCATCTTCCTCGGACCAGGTCGGTTTTACGCACAGATAGCAGTGGCCAGTTTCTTAGGTGGACTTATTTCCGCAATCGTTGGAATATTGTTGATTACACTAAGAACTCGTCATGTATACCTCATCTCCTGGGATGACCAGTTTCTGGGACCTTTTTTCATAATCCTTGCTTTCATGCTGGTCGGATTTGCAGCAGCACTGGTCGTTCAAGCTAAGAGACGAGCCAATGCATATAGACGCGATCTTGTG TTCCGCCCCATTGGAGACTATGGTGTTGCAGTGGTTCACAAAAGCAGACTTACTTTTGAGCAAACTACAAA AGAACAACTCAAGTCTGGAACAGCTCCGAAGAAACCTACAAAAGCAAAACCCTACCAG CCTGTGTCCTACAACCAAGGGGGTAGGCCACGCAGAGGCCCCCCTCCAGGAATGGAAGGCAGAGGGTATGGAGAACCTCCACCATATGATGGAAGACGAGGTCCTCCTCCAGATGGCAGGAGACCTTATCCAGATCGTAGAGGACCCTCTGGTCGACCAAGGGGTCCTCCAGATGACAGAAGGAGATATGGGCCACCTGGAGAAGATGGCAGACCACCTCCATATGGAGTCAGAGATCCTGGTGCCAGGAGGCCTCCTCCAGATGATAGATACAGAGAAGGCCCCCCAAGAGAGAGAAGAGGACCTCCCCATGATGACAGGTACAGAGATGGTCCACCACCTGGGGATAGAAGTAGAGGTCCTCCACCTGATGATAG GTATGCTGACATAGACAGGAACAGAAGAAGACCTCCAGATGATAG GAATATGCCTAAAACAAGATTGGAGGATATGCACGAAGGAGACGAGTCTTCATTCTAA
- the LOC105318990 gene encoding serine/threonine-protein phosphatase 6 regulatory ankyrin repeat subunit C, with translation MYEANEKQEQIIEAIENKDLLTLENLICHAKVSPNFYINGTTPICTAATQGNEAALAILLRGNCILNTPNVRDDVWQRLPIHIAASKGHLAFLKLLLENFEDVNVKDSDGRTALHWAAIFGNKDVAELLLKSGANVNGAQRDGFTPLYAATCFGHIDVCCTLLQYGGDAMVCDDDGWNILHTAANYGHLPILKLISLKGPCLSCRTVDGENALHIAASSGHLHIVKYLVECGIGLDAQTNRGLTALHLSVQFNKSSVFKFLLQAGANMYILNNDMQSICYLVALKMDSNFIKILADAGYNFSTERWILGNDFPATNNMNEDMKNYMRMNAEIPRTLLKMCQLRTARLLGWNYEALADSLPLPNYLKNLIKQTGP, from the coding sequence ATGTATGAGGCAAACGAAAAACAGGAACAAATCATCGAAGCGATTGAAAACAAGGACTTGTTGACTTTGGAAAACTTAATCTGTCACGCCAAGGTGTCTCCAAATTTCTACATCAATGGGACAACTCCAATTTGTACAGCTGCAACACAAGGAAATGAAGCGGCCTTAGCTATACTTCTCCGAGGTAACTGCATTCTAAACACCCCAAATGTAAGGGATGACGTTTGGCAAAGACTGCCAATACATATTGCAGCATCAAAAGGACATCTTGCCTTTTTAAAGCTTCTCCTTGAAAATTTCGAGGATGTGAATGTTAAAGACAGTGATGGGCGAACTGCTTTGCACTGGGCAGCTATATTTGGAAACAAGGATGTGGCTGAACTTCTCTTGAAGTCTGGAGCCAATGTAAATGGAGCACAGCGGGATGGATTCACCCCTCTCTATGCTGCTACATGTTTCGGACATATTGATGTGTGCTGTACACTGTTACAATATGGGGGAGATGCCATGGTGTGTGATGATGATGGGTGGAATATACTCCACACAGCAGCCAACTATGGACACTTACCAATTTTGAAACTTATATCGCTCAAGGGACCATGTTTATCCTGTAGAACGGTTGATGGGGAGAATGCTTTGCATATTGCAGCAAGTAGCGGCCACCTTCATATTGTTAAGTACCTGGTAGAGTGTGGTATTGGACTAGATGCACAAACAAACAGAGGTCTCACTGCCCTCCACCTCAGTGTACAATTCAATAAATCATCCGTGTTTAAGTTTCTATTACAAGCAGGGGCAAATATGTACATTCTCAACAATGACATGCAAAGCATATGCTATCTAGTAGCACTTAAGATGGACtcaaacttcattaaaataCTGGCCGATGCAGGCTACAACTTTAGTACAGAAAGATGGATCCTCGGTAATGATTTTCCAGCGACTAACAATATGAATGAGGACATGAAGAATTACATGAGGATGAATGCAGAAATTCCACGGACTTTGCTCAAAATGTGTCAGTTGAGAACTGCTCGTTTACTCGGCTGGAATTATGAGGCTCTAGCAGACTCATTACCTCTtccaaattatttgaaaaatttgatcaaGCAAACTGGAccgtaa